From a region of the Candidatus Brocadia sp. genome:
- a CDS encoding MoxR family ATPase, with protein sequence MSIFLKGQPPLESKKGNSDLPLPVRHTLDNPADYITETGLTDAVDMAIILGQPLLLTGEAGTGKTLLAYVVGNELGLETYKFETKSTSAARDLFYLYDTVGRFQAKQTGNEGINPVDYLTYNALGKAILQTLKKDEVNDWLPQARKEEARSDQFTRDSRREADWQRRSIVLIDEIDKAPRDFPNDILNEIENMYFKIPELGNKSFVAAAALRPLVFITSNSEKHLPDAFLRRCIFYNIDFPKADIMKKIIERRVGRYVTDSKTFLNKAVGLFYELREPKAGLQKKPATAELLGWIIALKEMNKDQADPLSRVNEEKILSSLSVLIKNTEDIAQAKKAVVQWLRKN encoded by the coding sequence ATGAGTATTTTTTTAAAAGGACAACCGCCTCTTGAAAGCAAAAAGGGTAATTCCGATCTGCCGCTCCCTGTGCGTCACACGCTGGACAATCCCGCTGACTACATCACCGAGACCGGACTTACGGATGCCGTTGATATGGCGATTATCCTGGGTCAGCCGCTGCTGCTGACAGGGGAGGCCGGCACCGGGAAGACCCTCCTGGCCTATGTGGTCGGTAACGAGCTTGGCCTAGAAACGTATAAGTTCGAAACAAAGTCCACCAGCGCTGCCCGTGACCTCTTTTACCTCTATGATACCGTTGGAAGATTTCAGGCAAAACAGACGGGAAATGAAGGAATAAATCCCGTCGATTACCTTACCTATAATGCGCTGGGTAAGGCAATCTTACAGACCCTGAAAAAGGACGAGGTAAATGATTGGCTCCCTCAGGCCAGGAAGGAAGAGGCGCGGTCTGATCAGTTCACCAGGGATTCCCGCCGGGAGGCAGACTGGCAGCGCCGGTCAATCGTCCTCATCGATGAAATTGATAAGGCGCCGCGGGATTTTCCTAATGATATTTTAAACGAAATTGAAAACATGTATTTCAAAATACCGGAACTTGGGAACAAGTCATTTGTGGCTGCCGCTGCCTTGCGCCCTCTTGTCTTTATTACCAGCAACTCGGAGAAGCATTTGCCTGACGCATTCTTACGGCGGTGCATTTTTTATAATATTGATTTTCCAAAGGCGGACATCATGAAGAAGATCATAGAAAGGCGGGTTGGGAGATACGTCACAGACAGCAAAACGTTTCTGAATAAGGCGGTTGGCTTGTTCTACGAACTCCGGGAGCCAAAAGCGGGTTTGCAAAAAAAACCGGCGACTGCTGAACTTCTCGGGTGGATCATCGCCCTGAAAGAGATGAATAAGGATCAGGCAGACCCGTTAAGCAGGGTGAATGAAGAGAAGATACTCAGCAGTCTCTCTGTATTGATTAAAAACACCGAAGATATAGCCCAGGCAAAAAAAGCTGTTGTGCAATGGCTCAGGAAAAATTAA
- a CDS encoding formylglycine-generating enzyme family protein, whose amino-acid sequence MAQEKLKTCLPILTSEDLIRLAYELRSIGFSIDTRQFVEAHRADDILLGLEVQGELKGPERLKTILAPIFCNTPEEQATFYKFFDSWLSRNARIHEEFKEAGVRVERKPDGQPGWGNFLAQHKYWFISLVSFAVLAIWYFYPMMGVMESKKWLQGKVVDQKTGAPVEEVSVQFNNRAAQTDGSGFFNFGEFPDKTSGDLTFLHPAYLTKTLPGKSTTTQQDMETFQLRRLLKNPRIVVIEVKDKESGVPVAGAEVAFLTKSRRTDVAGKARFNYRREESSTQIDVMHDGYLKNTLTYQLHGYDTVTVSVELVKSLTAEEEAVQSLVERINKVEIVATEGGWMKFYKKYYQKILVGSAVLPFLFLIGWMLGRWYRKPVMLEREATTETPSVDYVMVEWLAEGVFKNSRLRRIIQQFRQHRESVDLELDTEATIYRTINTGGMFTPAYQSRFVLPEYLVLIDRASFDDQQARFVDEIIDRFAADGVYMDRYYFKRAPRVCQPEKPEKPQLALKELITRHPGHRLLVFTDAEGFIDPLTGKLHGWIDQLLHWSDTGIFIPERTDGIRYLERILAKSGFHVEPVSIAGLSRHIERIQFDAASARFDWPLATPYPYLFEDKKDVWLQQAEPDQPHIDELTTALRQYLDEEGILWLGACAVYPELHWELTLYLAAKLTLGDKDTLTAEEQDRLRKKLLEVTRLPWFRYGSMPDWLRLCLIKNLQEKNQHHQIRRIIRELLSSARRDYREGFQKTGRAIRLPVAWKSVIFHLRYLKRKIAALFQRGIDDDPLNDYVFSNYISSGRSLLAVIIPDRVKHLFFRKGQAILGLRPAAGIIMSVAISALVFTAAQWLKPPPSIIDPIPEFAFVKKTSLSGIDGPAGVSRETIAVCLRRFMEHRGISITADADGDYRRVYSQFTIWLAEVLSQKAGLNTSQFAFYTGLTGTPESDFKNVNDKLYVVKAIKIAEKNEESEVAKKTPVVSVTFNIGKLKEDMVFIQGGCFDMGDRYGDGFDDEKLVHKVCVNDFFIGKYEVTQGQWREVMGGNPSGFQMGDEYPVEEVSWNDVQEFIKRLNEKTGMNYRLPTEAEWEYAARAGSTTRYPCGDDEKCLDSIAWYSANSGNTTHPVGKKLPNAWGLYDMIGNVWEWVEDDWHDSYAGAPTNGIAWIDKERGSDRVFRGGSWDDYARYCRSSYRYNNDPSIDVNLLGFRLVLPQVISPAQPKAEAERSPGALRDEGLPERSGDEAQGKQAEVPPAESEILKMEMEFVSIPAGEFLMGSHKSDKEKDKDETPQHKVIIKNGFSMQKTEVTQGQWVEIMGSNPSYFKECGKDCPVESVSWNDVQEFIRRLNKKTGKNYRLPTEAEWEYAARAGSMTRYPCGDDAGCLDAIAWYGSNSGGTPQPVGKKLPNAWGLYDMIGNVWEWCQDWYGDKYYKKSSSTDPKGPETGSYRVIRGGGWHYSAWLCRSSNRNSNDPSYVGNFLGFRLVLPQVISEGK is encoded by the coding sequence ATGGCTCAGGAAAAATTAAAAACATGCCTGCCCATCCTCACCAGCGAAGACCTTATCCGTCTCGCATATGAACTGCGTTCCATCGGGTTCAGCATCGACACCCGTCAGTTTGTCGAGGCACACCGCGCTGATGACATACTGCTGGGTCTTGAAGTCCAGGGGGAATTGAAAGGCCCTGAGAGGCTCAAGACAATTCTCGCCCCTATCTTCTGTAACACGCCAGAGGAACAGGCGACCTTCTATAAATTCTTCGATTCCTGGCTCTCCCGGAATGCCCGGATTCATGAAGAGTTTAAAGAAGCAGGAGTGCGCGTTGAACGCAAGCCCGATGGCCAGCCTGGCTGGGGAAATTTCCTTGCCCAGCATAAATACTGGTTTATTTCCCTCGTTTCCTTTGCTGTCCTGGCCATCTGGTATTTTTACCCGATGATGGGTGTTATGGAGTCAAAAAAGTGGCTCCAGGGTAAAGTCGTTGACCAGAAAACCGGCGCCCCTGTAGAAGAGGTGTCTGTTCAATTCAATAATCGTGCCGCTCAAACAGACGGTTCAGGTTTCTTTAACTTTGGAGAATTTCCAGACAAAACGTCAGGCGACCTGACGTTTCTCCATCCGGCATATTTGACCAAAACCCTCCCCGGAAAAAGCACTACCACTCAGCAGGACATGGAAACATTTCAACTCCGGCGCCTGCTGAAAAACCCGCGCATCGTGGTTATTGAGGTAAAGGATAAAGAGTCCGGAGTGCCTGTTGCCGGCGCAGAGGTTGCTTTTCTTACGAAGAGCAGGCGTACCGATGTCGCCGGTAAGGCAAGATTCAATTATCGTCGGGAAGAGAGCTCCACCCAAATCGACGTCATGCACGATGGATATCTGAAAAATACCCTGACCTATCAGCTGCACGGATATGATACGGTGACCGTATCTGTTGAACTGGTAAAGAGTCTGACGGCGGAAGAAGAGGCCGTCCAGTCCCTGGTGGAAAGGATTAATAAGGTCGAAATCGTGGCGACGGAAGGCGGCTGGATGAAGTTTTATAAAAAGTATTATCAGAAAATTCTCGTGGGAAGCGCAGTCCTGCCGTTTCTTTTTTTAATCGGCTGGATGCTCGGGAGATGGTACCGGAAGCCGGTTATGCTGGAACGGGAAGCCACCACGGAGACTCCATCCGTTGACTATGTGATGGTGGAATGGCTGGCCGAAGGCGTGTTCAAAAATTCCCGGTTACGCAGAATTATACAGCAGTTCAGACAACACCGCGAGTCTGTCGATCTCGAGCTGGATACGGAGGCAACCATTTATCGGACGATTAACACCGGCGGCATGTTTACCCCCGCTTACCAGTCACGGTTTGTCTTGCCGGAGTATCTGGTGCTCATTGACCGGGCAAGCTTTGACGACCAGCAGGCAAGATTTGTGGATGAGATTATTGACCGCTTTGCGGCAGACGGTGTTTATATGGACCGGTACTACTTTAAGCGGGCCCCGCGCGTATGCCAGCCGGAAAAACCCGAAAAACCTCAGCTTGCCCTGAAAGAGCTTATCACACGCCATCCCGGCCACCGGCTGCTGGTTTTTACCGATGCCGAAGGATTTATTGACCCTTTAACCGGTAAATTACACGGCTGGATAGATCAGTTGCTGCATTGGTCCGATACGGGTATCTTCATTCCGGAAAGAACGGACGGCATACGCTATCTGGAGAGAATCCTGGCAAAGTCCGGTTTTCATGTGGAACCGGTCAGTATTGCGGGGCTTTCCCGTCATATCGAAAGAATACAATTTGATGCAGCATCTGCACGGTTTGACTGGCCGTTGGCCACACCCTATCCTTACCTCTTTGAAGACAAAAAGGACGTCTGGTTGCAGCAGGCCGAGCCGGATCAGCCGCACATCGATGAGTTGACTACTGCATTGAGACAGTATCTCGATGAGGAAGGCATCCTCTGGCTGGGCGCCTGCGCTGTCTATCCCGAATTGCATTGGGAGTTGACGCTGTATCTGGCCGCAAAGTTAACATTAGGCGATAAAGATACCCTTACCGCAGAAGAACAGGATCGTCTCCGGAAAAAACTCCTGGAAGTGACGCGGTTGCCATGGTTTCGTTACGGCAGTATGCCGGATTGGCTGCGGCTGTGCCTGATCAAAAACTTGCAGGAGAAAAATCAGCACCATCAAATACGCAGGATCATCAGGGAACTGCTCTCCTCTGCACGGAGGGATTACCGTGAAGGTTTTCAGAAGACCGGAAGGGCTATCAGACTGCCGGTTGCCTGGAAAAGCGTTATCTTCCACCTCAGGTATCTCAAACGCAAGATAGCGGCGCTCTTTCAAAGGGGGATTGACGATGATCCGCTGAACGACTATGTCTTTTCAAATTATATCAGCAGCGGGCGAAGCCTGCTCGCGGTGATTATTCCCGACCGGGTAAAACACCTTTTTTTCCGGAAAGGGCAGGCAATCCTTGGCCTCAGGCCGGCGGCAGGTATTATTATGTCAGTGGCCATCAGTGCGCTGGTATTTACTGCTGCTCAATGGCTAAAACCGCCCCCTTCAATTATTGATCCCATACCTGAATTTGCCTTTGTAAAAAAGACTTCTCTGTCCGGAATTGATGGCCCTGCCGGAGTCAGCCGGGAAACTATTGCCGTATGTCTCAGGCGCTTCATGGAGCACCGGGGCATCTCTATAACCGCTGATGCCGATGGTGACTACCGGCGGGTCTATTCGCAGTTCACCATCTGGCTGGCCGAAGTCCTGTCGCAAAAGGCAGGATTGAACACATCGCAATTTGCATTTTATACCGGCTTAACGGGAACCCCTGAAAGTGATTTTAAAAACGTAAATGACAAACTCTATGTAGTGAAGGCAATAAAGATCGCGGAGAAAAACGAAGAATCCGAAGTTGCAAAGAAAACGCCCGTGGTCTCTGTAACATTTAATATAGGTAAGTTAAAAGAGGACATGGTGTTTATTCAGGGTGGTTGCTTTGACATGGGAGATCGGTACGGGGATGGGTTTGACGATGAGAAGCTGGTGCATAAGGTATGTGTAAATGATTTTTTCATAGGGAAATACGAGGTAACACAGGGACAGTGGCGGGAGGTCATGGGCGGGAATCCTTCGGGCTTTCAGATGGGAGATGAATATCCTGTAGAAGAGGTAAGCTGGAATGACGTTCAGGAGTTTATCAAGAGGTTGAATGAAAAGACTGGGATGAACTATCGTCTTCCCACCGAGGCGGAGTGGGAGTATGCCGCCCGCGCAGGATCAACGACACGGTACCCCTGTGGTGACGACGAGAAATGCCTTGATTCAATTGCATGGTATTCTGCAAATTCCGGTAATACGACACATCCTGTTGGAAAAAAACTACCAAATGCCTGGGGGTTATATGATATGATAGGAAATGTATGGGAATGGGTGGAGGACGATTGGCATGATTCCTATGCTGGTGCGCCTACCAATGGTATTGCCTGGATTGATAAGGAAAGAGGCTCGGACCGTGTGTTCCGCGGTGGCAGCTGGGACGACTACGCCAGGTACTGCCGTTCGTCTTACCGGTACAACAATGATCCGTCGATCGACGTCAACCTCCTTGGCTTCCGGCTGGTCTTGCCTCAGGTCATCAGTCCAGCGCAGCCGAAAGCGGAGGCGGAACGCAGCCCGGGAGCCCTGAGGGACGAAGGGCTACCGGAGCGGAGTGGAGACGAAGCGCAAGGTAAGCAGGCCGAAGTGCCGCCTGCTGAAAGCGAAATCCTGAAAATGGAGATGGAGTTTGTAAGCATCCCTGCGGGAGAATTTCTCATGGGGAGTCACAAGAGTGACAAAGAAAAGGATAAAGATGAGACACCGCAACACAAGGTGATCATAAAAAACGGATTTTCTATGCAGAAGACCGAGGTAACACAGGGGCAGTGGGTGGAAATCATGGGCAGTAATCCATCCTATTTTAAAGAATGCGGTAAAGATTGTCCGGTTGAAAGCGTATCATGGAATGACGTGCAGGAGTTTATCAGGAGGTTGAATAAGAAGACGGGAAAGAATTACCGTTTGCCTACTGAGGCGGAGTGGGAATATGCTGCTCGTGCAGGATCAATGACACGATACCCCTGCGGTGATGATGCGGGCTGTCTTGACGCTATTGCATGGTACGGATCAAATTCTGGTGGTACTCCTCAGCCTGTTGGAAAAAAGCTACCAAATGCCTGGGGGTTGTACGATATGATAGGGAATGTTTGGGAGTGGTGTCAGGATTGGTATGGTGATAAGTACTATAAAAAAAGCTCTTCAACTGATCCGAAAGGCCCTGAAACAGGCTCGTACCGTGTGATCCGCGGTGGCGGCTGGCACTACAGCGCCTGGCTCTGCCGTTCGTCAAACCGGAACAGCAATGATCCGTCGTACGTCGGCAACTTCCTTGGCTTCCGGCTGGTCTTGCCTCAGGTCATCAGTGAAGGAAAGTAA
- a CDS encoding transposase, translating to MIKYIGLDAHSSTCTFNVTDERGREVDNTTIESNGRLLVKYVRGVEGVKKLTFEECELSNWLYEILRPEVDELIVCNPVANGDYKKKKTDKMDARKLSNLLRGGFLVPVYHDGSKRERLRSLMSGYQDFIEEGVRLKNRYKSLFRKSGKKIKGEALYNDESFLEGLERRDFQFIGTQIYQLLEKMEEGRQEYVKEIVRCSKGFKEIKYLKSIPGIGSIQAAKIVSQVIDPERFSSKYKYYSYCGLVRHKRISDGRGYGSEKIWGNRILKCVYKMAGHSVLKGKSGLRNYYDTLRLKGIGHDNAYNAVCRKIAAISLSVWRKSEKYNDRLITGNLIK from the coding sequence ATGATAAAGTATATAGGATTGGATGCACATTCGTCAACATGTACATTCAATGTGACGGATGAAAGAGGGAGGGAAGTAGACAACACTACGATTGAGAGCAATGGCCGGCTTTTGGTGAAGTATGTGAGGGGAGTGGAGGGTGTTAAGAAACTGACCTTTGAAGAGTGTGAATTAAGCAACTGGCTGTATGAGATATTGAGACCAGAAGTAGATGAGTTGATCGTATGCAATCCAGTAGCAAACGGAGACTACAAGAAGAAAAAGACGGACAAGATGGATGCCAGGAAGCTGTCGAATCTTTTGCGAGGAGGTTTTCTCGTACCGGTATATCATGATGGTTCAAAGAGGGAGAGGTTAAGGAGTTTAATGTCCGGGTATCAGGATTTCATTGAAGAGGGTGTGAGGCTAAAGAACCGATACAAATCCTTATTTCGGAAAAGTGGGAAGAAAATCAAAGGTGAAGCGTTATATAACGACGAGAGTTTCCTGGAAGGATTAGAGCGAAGAGACTTTCAATTTATTGGCACGCAGATCTATCAGCTTTTAGAGAAGATGGAAGAAGGCAGGCAGGAATATGTTAAAGAGATAGTTCGATGCAGTAAGGGATTTAAAGAGATAAAATATCTCAAGAGCATTCCCGGCATTGGGAGTATCCAGGCGGCGAAGATCGTATCACAGGTAATAGACCCGGAGAGGTTTAGCAGTAAGTACAAATATTACAGCTACTGTGGGTTGGTGAGGCATAAGAGGATAAGTGATGGGAGGGGATATGGGAGTGAAAAGATTTGGGGAAATCGGATATTAAAATGCGTATACAAGATGGCAGGACATTCGGTTTTAAAGGGTAAGAGCGGTTTAAGGAACTATTACGATACCTTGCGGTTGAAAGGCATCGGTCATGACAATGCCTATAATGCAGTATGTCGTAAGATAGCGGCAATATCTTTAAGCGTGTGGAGGAAGAGTGAGAAATATAATGACAGACTGATCACTGGCAATCTAATCAAGTAA
- a CDS encoding DEAD/DEAH box helicase: protein MDFKSFHFHPHIAAGVQAAGYTTPTPVQLQSIPPILQGRDIMALAQTGTGKTAAFVLPILQRLMQGPRGRLRALIIAPTRELAEQIHDTIGELGRQTGLRSVTIYGGVAINPQIQKLRRGAEIAVACPGRLLDHIRQGTINTATLEILVLDEADRMFDMGFLPDIRKILKHLPAQRQTLFFSATMPSDIRHLAHDILRDPVTVQIDHTVPLTTVSHALYPVDKHLKTALLMEILHHTDTESVLVFTRTKHRARQIARQLKNAGHGATSLQGNLSQNQRQAALDGFRDGSFKILVATDIAARGIDVSRISHVINYDIPDTAEAYTHRIGRTGRAAKTGDAFTLVTREDASMVRTIESALGVKLERRTLKDFTYTAPAQKTASALHQPPRSHKHKQATARRTRQKRAASGTDTQTTSFTRTTKHRHSQVSPVTDSPTRRSRHSRGAR from the coding sequence GTGGATTTTAAATCATTTCATTTCCATCCGCACATTGCGGCTGGCGTGCAGGCGGCCGGGTATACTACCCCCACGCCCGTACAACTTCAATCTATTCCGCCGATTCTTCAGGGACGCGATATTATGGCCCTGGCCCAGACCGGAACCGGCAAAACCGCTGCATTTGTATTGCCGATTTTACAGCGTCTGATGCAAGGACCACGCGGACGGCTTCGCGCCCTGATAATTGCACCCACGCGTGAGCTGGCAGAGCAGATACACGATACGATCGGAGAACTGGGCAGGCAAACAGGATTACGCAGCGTTACCATCTACGGGGGTGTCGCTATAAACCCGCAAATTCAGAAACTGCGCCGCGGTGCAGAAATTGCCGTCGCATGCCCTGGCCGTCTCCTCGACCATATCAGACAGGGCACGATCAATACGGCAACGTTAGAGATACTCGTGCTGGACGAGGCGGACCGCATGTTCGACATGGGCTTTCTGCCTGATATCCGGAAGATTTTAAAACATCTGCCGGCACAGCGACAGACGCTGTTTTTCTCGGCCACCATGCCATCTGACATCCGGCATCTGGCACACGATATCCTGCGCGACCCGGTTACCGTACAAATCGACCACACCGTGCCATTAACCACCGTCTCCCATGCGTTGTATCCGGTTGACAAGCATCTCAAAACTGCGCTGCTGATGGAGATTTTGCACCACACCGACACAGAATCCGTACTCGTTTTTACGCGTACCAAGCATCGCGCCAGGCAGATAGCGCGGCAATTAAAAAACGCTGGCCACGGTGCAACTTCGCTGCAGGGTAACTTGTCGCAAAACCAGAGACAAGCTGCACTCGATGGTTTCCGTGACGGATCGTTCAAGATCCTGGTGGCAACCGATATCGCCGCTCGCGGCATTGATGTTTCAAGGATTTCTCACGTAATTAACTACGACATACCCGACACCGCGGAAGCTTACACCCATCGCATTGGTCGCACCGGCCGTGCCGCAAAAACCGGAGATGCATTTACCCTTGTTACACGGGAAGACGCCTCCATGGTACGCACCATAGAGAGCGCCCTTGGCGTAAAACTGGAACGGCGGACACTGAAGGACTTCACGTACACTGCGCCCGCGCAGAAGACGGCATCTGCGCTCCACCAACCACCGCGAAGCCACAAACACAAGCAGGCCACAGCACGGCGGACCAGGCAAAAAAGAGCCGCCTCCGGGACAGACACTCAAACAACATCATTCACAAGGACAACGAAGCATCGCCACTCGCAGGTTTCCCCTGTGACCGATTCGCCAACACGAAGATCTCGTCACTCGCGCGGTGCACGTTGA
- a CDS encoding tetratricopeptide repeat protein, with amino-acid sequence MKYYYVTILLSLLPVAFMLGCSRNDATSPDIGIIYKSGSISGETANDSQNSQKLEIQQLNDKLRAMSNNDLFQFALTCGNQGNYSAALMAFNTLLEKDKNYPDIYYYQGLLYRDMGLQDEAICAFQTAITQNPDSAEAHYNLGYAYRCKGLHHEAIPQYQKSLELLSEDKTKQKASVHYNLGFSYFSHGMIDDAIREFKTALAYKPKDRETHQKLGIAYTAKGWTDKAKDEFSLYHDHDKPAKKIP; translated from the coding sequence ATGAAATATTATTATGTTACGATTCTTCTGAGCCTTCTCCCTGTAGCTTTCATGCTGGGTTGTAGTAGGAATGATGCCACATCCCCGGACATAGGGATTATTTATAAATCAGGAAGTATTAGTGGTGAAACCGCTAACGATTCTCAAAATTCCCAGAAATTAGAGATTCAACAGTTGAATGATAAACTAAGAGCCATGAGCAATAATGACTTGTTCCAATTTGCCCTGACGTGCGGAAACCAGGGGAACTATTCGGCTGCCCTTATGGCATTTAATACCTTGTTGGAAAAGGATAAAAATTACCCTGATATTTACTATTACCAGGGCTTGTTATACCGGGACATGGGCTTGCAGGATGAAGCCATCTGTGCCTTTCAGACGGCGATTACTCAAAATCCGGATTCGGCAGAGGCGCACTATAACCTTGGCTACGCATACCGATGCAAGGGACTACACCATGAGGCTATTCCTCAGTATCAAAAATCCTTAGAACTCCTCTCTGAAGACAAAACGAAACAAAAGGCCTCTGTTCATTACAACCTGGGATTCTCTTATTTCTCTCACGGGATGATTGACGATGCGATCAGAGAATTCAAAACGGCATTGGCCTACAAACCCAAAGATAGGGAAACCCACCAAAAGCTTGGCATCGCCTATACCGCAAAGGGCTGGACGGACAAGGCCAAAGATGAATTTTCCCTGTATCATGATCATGATAAACCAGCAAAGAAAATTCCGTAA
- a CDS encoding nucleotidyl transferase AbiEii/AbiGii toxin family protein encodes MLPEAIPVSVATLLDDIHTWPLPVGTYMAGGTAVAIYLNHRVSVDIDLFTEKEFYCSSIIVPIGQRYVTTITNPAEKNTLTAMVANVRFSLFHYPYPLLKPLVNKPECNIGLASPEDIAAMKVVAITQRGSAKDFVDLHALIGAFGLPLDYLIVQVLKKYGVSGDYGYQIKRSLVYFDDAVRSLGDVTVMRNEKEVRLDRHEWTKIEEFFKSLVLGRYTPQAHNL; translated from the coding sequence GTGCTTCCAGAAGCAATACCGGTATCTGTGGCCACCCTTTTAGATGATATTCACACCTGGCCATTGCCAGTTGGCACCTATATGGCAGGCGGAACTGCTGTTGCCATATACTTGAATCATAGGGTATCAGTGGATATCGATTTGTTCACAGAAAAAGAGTTCTATTGCAGTTCTATTATAGTTCCTATCGGTCAAAGATATGTCACTACGATAACAAATCCTGCAGAAAAGAATACGCTGACAGCGATGGTCGCTAACGTCAGGTTCAGCCTTTTTCATTATCCGTATCCACTTCTTAAACCCCTGGTGAATAAGCCGGAGTGTAATATCGGATTAGCATCGCCAGAGGATATTGCAGCTATGAAGGTTGTGGCTATAACGCAGAGAGGAAGCGCAAAAGATTTTGTTGATCTTCATGCACTCATAGGGGCTTTTGGATTACCGTTGGATTATTTGATAGTGCAGGTTCTGAAAAAATATGGAGTTTCTGGAGATTACGGCTATCAGATAAAGAGGAGTCTGGTATATTTTGATGATGCTGTGAGGAGCTTGGGTGATGTAACCGTAATGAGAAATGAAAAAGAGGTAAGACTGGACAGGCATGAGTGGACAAAAATTGAGGAGTTTTTTAAGAGCCTGGTGTTAGGTCGTTATACTCCGCAGGCTCACAATTTGTGA
- a CDS encoding insulinase family protein — MPNGLRVIYIEMPHIHSVVISAYIGVGSRYEEEKQLGISHFLEHMLFRGTRQFQNSFELFQAIDTIGGDIDAYTSPEYSAATIQVHHKHTEKGIRILGDVLLGGNFKAADLEIERRIIQEEMKQFVDVKGDYVGIDDMSFSLMWKDSSAGVPLFGDEKTIASLSAKDLNTHYKKFFVPENIVLCVSGNFRRDMVTHYVNEIFGQVRGTTSGQKPSLTTAQTEPRYLFKKSPSQTTSFKLCHKAYPYKHEKVIIMLILADILGGGISSRLSLNVREKLGLVYDITCYPTMFSDVGSLDIYTSTKKENFEKTTKAVMAEVHRLFREGITEQELSRTEERVFSQTQLLMDSPLAMANWFGIEELLLAPKRPDTPENQAQKIHDVKLESVQNAIAEIFVPEKRNFVVVGSYNVMSKKRTTAMLK; from the coding sequence TTGCCAAACGGATTGCGCGTCATTTATATCGAAATGCCCCATATCCATTCCGTCGTTATCTCCGCTTATATCGGCGTTGGATCCCGTTACGAAGAAGAGAAACAGCTCGGCATCTCACACTTCCTTGAACACATGCTTTTCCGCGGGACAAGACAGTTTCAAAATTCTTTCGAATTATTTCAGGCCATAGATACGATCGGCGGTGATATCGATGCCTATACCTCACCAGAGTATTCAGCCGCAACTATTCAGGTTCACCACAAACATACCGAAAAAGGCATACGCATCCTGGGAGACGTTCTCCTGGGCGGAAACTTCAAGGCTGCTGACCTTGAAATAGAAAGGCGCATTATCCAGGAAGAGATGAAACAATTCGTGGATGTAAAGGGAGATTATGTGGGAATTGACGATATGTCATTTTCCCTGATGTGGAAGGATAGCTCAGCCGGGGTGCCTCTATTCGGGGACGAAAAAACTATTGCATCCTTGTCTGCTAAAGATCTGAACACGCATTATAAAAAATTCTTCGTCCCGGAGAATATTGTGCTTTGCGTTAGCGGGAATTTCAGGAGAGACATGGTTACCCACTATGTAAATGAAATATTCGGACAGGTGCGCGGAACGACTTCCGGGCAGAAACCGTCTCTCACAACCGCACAAACGGAGCCAAGATATCTATTCAAAAAATCTCCGTCGCAAACGACGAGTTTTAAACTCTGCCACAAGGCATACCCCTATAAACATGAAAAGGTCATTATCATGCTTATCCTCGCAGATATTTTGGGCGGCGGGATTAGCTCCCGATTATCACTCAACGTTCGGGAAAAATTGGGTTTGGTATACGATATTACCTGCTATCCCACCATGTTTTCTGATGTGGGGTCGCTTGATATCTATACATCGACGAAAAAGGAAAACTTTGAAAAGACAACAAAGGCCGTGATGGCTGAGGTGCACAGGCTCTTCCGGGAAGGAATCACGGAACAGGAACTCAGCAGAACGGAGGAACGGGTCTTCAGCCAGACACAACTCCTCATGGATAGTCCGCTCGCCATGGCAAACTGGTTCGGCATAGAAGAACTTTTACTTGCCCCAAAGAGACCAGACACCCCGGAAAATCAGGCGCAAAAGATCCATGACGTCAAGCTGGAGTCCGTACAAAACGCCATTGCAGAAATCTTTGTGCCCGAAAAGCGGAATTTTGTCGTGGTGGGCAGCTATAACGTGATGAGTAAGAAGCGCACGACGGCAATGCTTAAATAA